The genomic window TTTTCCCTGAGATGAGGGTTACACTGGTGGAAAGGAACGCCAAGAAGGTTGGATTTCTTCGCAAAGCCCTGTCGGTGCTGGACATGCGTGATGTGGAACTGCTCCACGGCGAATTCCCCATAGTCCTTCCGAAAGGATTGGTCCCGACGCTGGTGACCGCACGGGCGGTGGAGCGCGCGTCTGTCATTTCCAAGGCCTTGGCACGATGGATGCAGGTTGGGGCAGTGTTTTTATGCCAGAGCGGGGAGGTAGAATGTTTTATGGGGCCGATGTTCCACGTGGAACACTTGCTGGATGAATGGACAACGGGTGGGATGAGAAGGGGTGAATTAAGGCTCATACACCGGGTGGAATAAGACCAAGAATGTTCCACGTGGAACAGTGGTGGAGATGGGGGAGGGAGATTGAGGCGGGTGAGAAATGAGCTTGTATAACCCTTGCAGGGTTAACAAAAAGAGGGACGTTTACCCAGGTTAGGCCAAGCCCGTCAGGCTTTGACCTACCCTGGGCTATCATGTGCGGCCCCTTCGGGGCAGAAGGTGGGAGCGGGACACCGCATTAACCCAGAAATGGCAGTCATGGACTGGGTTGTTGTGTCAAGTCGTGGACGGGGTGGACAGGGTGGACAGGGTGGACAGGGTGGACAGGGTGGACAGGGTGGACAG from Candidatus Hydrogenedentota bacterium includes these protein-coding regions:
- a CDS encoding class I SAM-dependent methyltransferase — translated: MGLPMVDAQVKEMLARNGLPLSSVKEARLEAHARLLREWNAFAGLVSSREVERLGDHYADALSLGPVVRHLGQEAGHLLDIGTGGGFPALPLKVLFPEMRVTLVERNAKKVGFLRKALSVLDMRDVELLHGEFPIVLPKGLVPTLVTARAVERASVISKALARWMQVGAVFLCQSGEVECFMGPMFHVEHLLDEWTTGGMRRGELRLIHRVE